GATCAGGATGCCCCATGCTGCTTGACCTGAAAGAATGAAGATGCCAATTCCTGGGACTGCAgccaaaaaatgtaaacaatatcaCCAAGCTTCGGTATAGATCTTAGTTACCCAACCCAGTTAATAATGCCGAAAAAGGAgaagataggaaacagcacagaaaggtccaatacatcttatAGGTATTATATTAACTTATATGGACAAGatatttgtttctttcaaaactgcacatttgagaatcATTGCCCACCCTTTGTAAGACGGAGCAGaagaagacagagagagagagagaagcctgACAAAAACAGAATGCCCTCCAGAAGACTGTGGTAGTTACTTACAGTGGATTACCAAGGAAATGTTTGCTTTCTGTTCTCCTTGTTGGTTTTTAGCAGTGCACTCGTATGTCCCCTCGTCTCCTGGGGCTAGTACTCCAGACACTGAGCCATCGTGCCTCCTCATATTAGCTGGCCAAGGTTTGTTCTTCTTTAACCACTCTAGTTTTGGCCTGGGGTTTCCATCGCTGGAGCAATTCATTACAAAATCATTACCTTCCATCAGGGGGGTGGACACTGAAATCTGAGTCTTGGAAGGAGCGTCTGGAAACACAAATTagttgattttgtatttattttccaaagaAACTCACTGAGACGAACCTGAGTCCAAAGGCAGCAGTTAACAAGTTAAAATGCAGGTACTCGTATTTTTCCGAGTAATTTCCTTTCAGAAATTTGgagttgttttaattaaatagaataaaatgtgttaattactcaacacaaaataaTGTGGTCCCTCACTTTCCCTGGTCACCTATTGAGAATTGATTATTAAATATCAAACCTGTCATAATCAAACTAGCTAAAACTCATTTATGGTTTACAAGCAATTATTTGTCTGACCTTTCTTTATCCTTTTGATATCAaatcattttttccccccactttCCTTACCCAATGCGttagttaattgccattgattggtagtTAATTGTGAAAGTGAGGGAAGGGCAgtttttcttgttgtgaaatcaacacattaataaatttATTGCCTGctgacaaatacttcttaaaagcaattctgagtatcagcacaccccgaATATATAGCAGATCCTAAATGATGCCATTCATCCATCTGAAACTGGTTTTGTATCGGATGGAAATGATGTGGCACTCGCAATATTGTTAAATTATTCTTAACTAtctataatatacaatatattacGTGCTGTAAAATACAAGCGCCCTTCTTCTCGACTGCCTTGCCCTTAAGTGGGCTGGATGTCAGCttgtatcaatatatatatatatatatatatatatatatatatatatatatatatatatatatatatatatatatggttttagAGGAGGTGGAATTGGATGGTGTAGAGTGGAACACTTAGGGAGAGTGGGTGGATGAATAGACTcagtaccatgatgcctgaaggtttgaATAGAAAGAAAGAGTAAATCATTACATCATTAACACCACAGgtacattaatagatttaaatagaaataaattagTGTAATtaacatggcatcaaaagcctataagtatctccactttcccttgacaaaggtatgttaaatatACCGAAATGTTGGGAAATTGACACTGTTGAGCATAAACCTACTAATCATTGTACCGGGCCAAGAAATGCTACTTCACATATCCTGATTAATGCTGACATTGACCTACAGCATAGGAAGTGCCAGGAGGAAGCAGCACTTTTTAATTCCATAGCTTAGTTTCTTAATTTCTAAATACCCCTAGAAAAGTGGTGCAAAAAAGTAATTCCAGTAATTATtgtatgtattaccatcacttaTCTCACACACTCCTACATGAAAGATACAcacattgtgtgatttttaatGGGATTTTTTAATAGCCTTTGTTCCAGATGAAGGAACCCAACGCAAGTTGCTCCTggagttttaattgttttataaaatacaaatcagaACGTTTCGTTTTTTTAGACAATGCCTCTTCCtgagcatatttttttaaaatatatatttctccgTTCTGCAAGGAGTGACTTTTCTTCActaattcacctttaccatactATGTGCGTGATTTATATAACATCTAGGAAATGATATAAGAAAAGATGACAATACACACTGTATTTGGTTAGATTTACTGGACTTGTCAAATTGGCAATTCATTGTCAGTGttaataatggattttaaaaccttggttatcaTTCCTTTAAGTACATGGCTGTTCATAATAAAATCTGAGGTAATACTCACAGTTAACATGCAGTTCCACAGAGTGTTCCTTTTGAAAAACATCCAGCGTTACAATGCATGTTAGATTTTTTCCATGGTTTTCTTTTTTAGGCTGAATAGTCAGTGTGTCTGTGAAATGGTCATCAGGTTTATGACTTAAATTACTTAAGACCTGAGTTCCCAGCATCCACACAGTACTTGCTTGAATTCCATCAGGGTTAATGTTTTCCACTGTACAAGTTGCATTTACTTTGGCACCTTCTTTCAGAGATTCAGGAACATATATAACAGGTTCATTAAAagctgattaaaacaaaaaacatatagtaTTATAGTACTTGGACAGTCATTTGAAAAAGAACTGAATGAAATAGTTTGAGCGGTgcagtgcatttatacagagtTATACAGAGGTATGTGGGGGGGCGTGCCGTGCCGGGACCCTTAATTGCTGTCTATCATTACCAATCTCCTATTTAAAAACTAATAACACACACCTTCCTTGTCTaccgttttttgtttttagcaaacgctcagacctCGTCATTCATGCTTCAGCTTAAAGTtttcgctaatatctaaactctCGCTCCTTTCTATGCAGGTCACTTCtttgcacagcgctgccaagatattatcaactaTTTTCCTACCTACTCAGGTGATACTTATCATTCAGTTTCTCTATTttgctgcaggagctccaacgttagtctttcctgcCCTGTCCAGTATCCAGCCCAGCAACATCGCCGTTCAAAGCGTAGCTCCATTAACTTTATCCGCGTCTCCATTAAACAGACTGGACCTCCGTTAAAACTTTTAAAACTCCGTTGACAAGACATTGACATCcccgttgtcagcgattgcctgGCCTTCGCTCTATTCATATCTACCACGAAGCTTTGTCCAGTGTTCTGTAGCAGTACGGCTGTATTAGAAAGGAACGGGTTGTTAAAAACAGACTGCCCGCTGAATTCGTCTTCACTCCTCGTCTGCAATCAGGCGACCCTCCCCCGCTCAGCactgctcccacagagccagcacaatttaccgttccatcagaagattcTGTCATGGACCTCCATCAGGTATGTCCAATGTTTTAAACACCTATCCAGGCAATTACAAACTATTTTGACAAGCAGCAACGGAACATGATTGCAAAGGAACATGCTCCAACGACACCGCCTTACTGAAACTCTCTTCCACCGGCGTCTTGCACACCatagttaccacggcaacgcctcatcgagtgactactgggagtggtaagttgtcatggagACCAGGAAGCTTCAACAGGCACTGCAAGCCTGAGCCTCAGTACTGCAGTCTTCTGGCTTCTtgctgctgcgctttcacaaccaGCGAGAGCAAGCCCAACTCGCCGAATTGGGACATCAAATTATGCTGGCTCGTCTTGTAGACCTGCGTTAACTCcttttatatacatgactaactgttcCAAAATGCatctaatgtatttattattcaaatctaaaaataATACGCAAATGTTTTATACGtaaacaaggattttaatcacaatacccaaatatattctaccctgcttcactgaagccaatggtTTTAATTCCAATTGCAACCTCTAGACtgcagtataacaccacaagttATACATATTTGAAGCTGGcggctctctacagcaggccactgcacactccATCGCTTACTTCCTCAGATCACTGCACCGTTCTGCAGATCCTGTCCTCTACTGCTAATTGTTTCTCACTACAACAGATCTTGGCTCCCTTTTCAGATCGGCTCATCATCGTAAATAGGagcagcaacctcagcagcctGCGCTAACATCAATGTCTACCTAATCAAGAGAATGGGGCGCCGGACTTCATCAGCAGCGGATACATACATTCGCCATCTCCCACCGACATTGCCATGGCCCATCAGAAAattgttagcttgcccggagtaggggctacctgaccgccggggctaccagaggttttccccctTTTAGAAGGGGttgttttcctctccactgagcggcaggtgaACACATAAATCATTACACACTAACCCTTCTAACCCCTCTCTGTTTGTCTCGTATGTCTTTTTCATCCTCAtttatgttatgcattggcacgGGGGACCATTCTTTGGGGGGAATGTGagcctcacttccccgaccttagGCAAGCTGCGCTTCCTCAACCTTATTTAAGGGAgattctcaccgcgtgagtcaaaGGGGACCCTCAGCCACACTATcatttcgcagctcatgcgcttttCTTACCTCCTCGCAGTGAGGGTCCTTTCTATATTTTACATTTCGGGACATGGCTCTCTTTAATCtctcagtgctcgagtcccaacTAACCCATCTATACTTGTTCTTTACAGGTTCCCTGCGGGACGCTCCTCTGCTCCCGGCTTCGGAGGCCGCAGTCTCACCTCATTCGAGGGCAGCACCACATCGGTCAGGGAACCCCTTTTACTGTTACTTCCTTTCAGGCCTCCGCGAGGCGGCTCTGTCGCAGCAGAGTGTTTCTTATGTTTTTCAGATCCTGGGGGCTGCAGCCTTCAAGACCAAGGCCGCAGTCCTCTTCTCAAGTCAGGTTTCTTCACACGTTACTGTCACCTCCTTTCTGCCTTCTCCGTACTACACTAGTCCCGGCAGCCGCCCCgtgaatatgtatttttatttctcctTTCACAAAATTGGAGtttattaaagactggaggaagcactttgaaaatgtggcccttTGTGTTCTGAAAAACAATGTTattcaaaatgtaaatatatatactcACAAATAACTTGCACTCTCACTTTCTTGCTCTTTTTCGTTTCGCTACAGGATACTGTGCAGATGTATTCTCCCTCTTCTTGTGTTTCCACCTCATGGAACTCAAACATCATGGAGGGTTTAACTTTGTTGTTGACGTCGATGCCTGCTGGTTTCCTCCATGTGTATATTAACGGAGTCGAGCATGTCATTGTGGTGCTGCAGGTAAGATTGAATTTTGACCCAGCAATGACTTTTAGCGGGTTGTGTGCTGGTGAAATGTGCACATCATTGTTTTCCTGAAGACTGACTagaaattaaatgaatacctGTTATAAATTACAACAGCATTGTAAACATGCAAATGTTCTATTAACCATACAATATTTTCTGACTATTTAGACTCGTAGTCAGACATCATCTGACACTCATGAAGGTTGTTAcagtgtaatattattattattattattattattattattattattattattattattattattaatacaatctTCCCTACGTATCATTGGTATTTCACATTCTTATATtgtttattcatatatatatatatatatatatatatatatatatatatatatatatatatatatatatatatatatatatatatatattaaataaaaccatGCTTGAGGCAGTTCCTCACAAGGGCTTAGTGCGTCATTATCCATTCATGTTCATGCCGCTTCTGCATAACTGCATATCATTGACTCCAGAAATcggtattttaaaaacaaacttaatgttttagaaataattaaataataatttcccATTTAGCTGTTAGCCTCACATTTGATAGAATAATGAGATCAATTGTAACCAAATCAAACTATAGTGATATAGCCACAGGAATGGCAGCATTTCTGTTTAAaggaacactatatatatatatatatatatatatatatatatatatatatatatatatatttataataatgaaACAAAGGGCCCTTGTAATATGCCTGTGGGCCATGCAGCCCCAAGGGAGCCAAGTTATGGCGCCCTTAGtagatttattataatttatttcttaacagacgcacttatgcagggcgacttacagttgttccTAGAAAGTGTTTACGTAGCCAACAATAACAAAAAGACCAATCCCTAATTAATAATATATCCTTCACATAGAATAATAATGTCCCTGTCTACAGCTCTGTATTACTGTACCAGGTTTTGACATTCGTTCTATGTAGACCAACCTGCATATGGACCTGTACAGTATACGGACTTGCAGATGAGAAATAACGCGAGGGCTACCTACATTAGTGTTGCTGTTTATAATTCTGCTCCAATGAAATAGATTTTTTACCTGGAAGAAGGTATATTAGGATGTAATGAAACCATATGCTCCTGTGAAAATATTGTTCAAAATACTGAaaaaatatcccccccccccctcgaatatattgtacatttaaacgttttaagaaacaaagtcttatttaaaataaataaataaataaataaaaagttttgtTATAATCTCGCTATTACTATAAAGAAACATGACGTATAACCTGCGATTTGAAGAATCAGTAACAGTCCGCGTCTTGCAGTCATGTTGTTTTTGTCTTCTATGCGGCTATATATTTCACTTGGTCCTTTCTGATACTTTCTGTGAAGACGCAGTTGCTATACAGTAATAAGTAGGAGGAAACGGTCCCCCACTgggattgatatttttttttttcaggctgtgttgtgtgttacactggcttcctgtgttGTAAAGCCATTCATTTTAGAAGACAGTGGACATGAGGTGCGGTACTGAACCTAGCCTATACCGCTTCAAAAAACAGCTTTATAAGCGCAAATTGAAATCAGAAGGGCTTCCTAGTCGATATGCTACTAACAAAAGGCTATCCATTGGATGACAAATAATTTGGAATCACGTGAAAGTATTGAAATGCACTGGCTATATAGGCTAATACAtaatacatggtaaaaaaaaaaaaaaaaaaaaaaagaaaaaaaaaatgcagaaatgcgaacaaagctttaacttttaattaattcatacatacattgttatatatatatatatatatatatatatatatatatatatatatatatatatatatatatatatatatatatatatatattgcagcagTGGTCACTTTTCCAATGAAAGTCAACAGGGGGCTGGGCTTTCCCAGTTCCAGCATGATGTATATTTAAAACACCTAAGTACTAGATCATCTGTGTATTACAATGGTTTTCATTGCAGATGAGAAATAATATTGGTAACGCATAGGCGACCCTCACCGGCCAAGTCTTTGTTTCAGCcaataactaaatatatattttaaacatgcattgtttaaaaataaataagctatCTTTAGTGATGTGGTGTACCTTTTTTTCCCAGCACAGATcactttaagctttttttttcacacgcaTGTCTAGGTTGCTTTGTGTTTCTTCTCAACTGTGATCGTATTGTGTGAGTAGTTGATTTTTCGAGGTTAattcatttaaacaaatcaaaGACCTGCTGACCTCGTGGTCCTGAAAGAACAGCTCCGCGTACTGTGACGTGGGTCCgattgaaaaacaagaaaaatgttaTAAATCGGGATAATGAGAAGTTTGAAATAGCAGTTTTTATAATGGTTAAATGCAGATATTGATGTGCTTATTAATAATGGGTCTACTG
The sequence above is drawn from the Acipenser ruthenus chromosome 12, fAciRut3.2 maternal haplotype, whole genome shotgun sequence genome and encodes:
- the LOC117416715 gene encoding vascular cell adhesion protein 1-like, with product MTARRGLLLILQIAVSLQENNDVHISPAHNPLKVIAGSKFNLTCSTTMTCSTPLIYTWRKPAGIDVNNKVKPSMMFEFHEVETQEEGEYICTVSCSETKKSKKVRVQVISFNEPVIYVPESLKEGAKVNATCTVENINPDGIQASTVWMLGTQVLSNLSHKPDDHFTDTLTIQPKKENHGKNLTCIVTLDVFQKEHSVELHVNYAPSKTQISVSTPLMEGNDFVMNCSSDGNPRPKLEWLKKNKPWPANMRRHDGSVSGVLAPGDEGTYECTAKNQQGEQKANISLVIHYGPKNTSISASPGSDIPEGGSLQLTCKTQSNPEVTQYKWKKLPEASLPQGVLVEGSTLTIHSFQGDHQGIYECEAVHQSGKHDRAYVTVTVTQEEMLSQEPAFPIIGAVFGSLFGGAVAGGIGGFLLAKLLK